AGGGCAATGACGTGGTCAGCCGGGGCATAGATCGCGGCGCCCATCGTTCCTAGCATGCCTCCTCCTGAACCAAGGAGGAGAACGACATGACGGAGACAAGACGCGAGTTCGGCCAGCGCATCCTGGGCGCGGCCGCGGCACTCGGACTGAACACGGTCACGGGCGTCGGCGTGGTGGGCCGCTCGATCGCGGCGGGCGGCCTCGCCGCCACGGTGGCCGAGTCGTCGCGGGCCCAGGCCGGACGCGAGCGTGTGCGCGCGCTGGTGGTCGGCACTGGCTACGGAGGCGCGGTGACCGCGCTGCGCCTGGCCGAACGGGGCATCCCGGTCACGATGCTGGAGATGGGCCGGCTCTGGAACACGCCGGGGGCCGACGGCAAGGTCTTCTGCAGCAACGAACATCCCGACGACCGCGCGATGTGGTTCTCGACGCAGGCGGCGGCCGTGGTCACGAGCTTCGGCGGCCACCCGGTGAACCGCGAGGTGCCCTACGGCGCGGGCGTGCTGGCGCTGAAGCGCTATGCGGGCATGGACGTGTACCTCGGGCGCGGCGTGGGGGGCGGGTCGCTGGTCAACATGGCCATGCTGATCACCCCGCTGCGCGAGGTGCTGGCCGAGGTGATGCCGGCCGGGTTCCTCGTCGACGACTTCCTGCTGCGGCATTGCCCGAAGGCGCGCGCGAAGCTGAAGGCCAACACCATCCGCCCGGCGTACTTCGAGTCGAGCGTGTACCACCAGTACGCGCGCACGCTGCGGGCCAACCTCGCGCGTGCGGGCTACACCACCGACTTTCTGCCGTCGGGCTACGACTTCGCCTACATGGAGAAGGAGGAGGCCGGCCTCGTGCCGCGGTCGGCCCTGGGCAACGAGGGCGGGTTCGGCAACAACCACGGCAAGAGCAGCCTCGACAAGAACTACCTCGCCGAGGCGATGGGCACCGGCCGCGTCACCATCCGCGCGATGTCGTCGGTGAAGAAGATCGAACGTGCACCCGATCGCACCTGGGTGGTCACCGTCGAGGAGATCGACCTCGCCGGCAACATCCTGCGCCGGTACACGGTCGGCTGCGACTACCTGTTCCTCGCGGGCGGCAGCATCGGCACCACCGAGATGCTGGTGCGGGCGCGCCAGACGGGCACGCTGCCCCGCCTCAACAGCCACGTGGGCACGCGGTGGAGCGCGAATGGCGACATCTTCGTGTGCCGGGCCAACACGCCCGAGAACCCGGTCGGCATCCCGCAGTCCATCGTGCCCGCCACGGGGTTCCGCACCCGGGACCAGGACGGCCGCCCGCTCTTCTCGATGAGCCTGCCGCTGCCGTTCCCGTTCGAGTCGGGCATCAGCATGAGCATCGTGATGCCGCGCAACCCCGAGACCGGGTCGTTCACCTACGACCGGGCGGGCGACCAGGCCTTGCTGAACTGGAGCGGGCAGAACGCACCGGCGGTGACCAGCGCGAAACACGTGTTCGACCAGGTCAACGGCGCCAACGGCACACAGTACCGCAA
This genomic stretch from Piscinibacter gummiphilus harbors:
- a CDS encoding GMC oxidoreductase, which gives rise to MTETRREFGQRILGAAAALGLNTVTGVGVVGRSIAAGGLAATVAESSRAQAGRERVRALVVGTGYGGAVTALRLAERGIPVTMLEMGRLWNTPGADGKVFCSNEHPDDRAMWFSTQAAAVVTSFGGHPVNREVPYGAGVLALKRYAGMDVYLGRGVGGGSLVNMAMLITPLREVLAEVMPAGFLVDDFLLRHCPKARAKLKANTIRPAYFESSVYHQYARTLRANLARAGYTTDFLPSGYDFAYMEKEEAGLVPRSALGNEGGFGNNHGKSSLDKNYLAEAMGTGRVTIRAMSSVKKIERAPDRTWVVTVEEIDLAGNILRRYTVGCDYLFLAGGSIGTTEMLVRARQTGTLPRLNSHVGTRWSANGDIFVCRANTPENPVGIPQSIVPATGFRTRDQDGRPLFSMSLPLPFPFESGISMSIVMPRNPETGSFTYDRAGDQALLNWSGQNAPAVTSAKHVFDQVNGANGTQYRNDLFSGKVFSDAATYHAVGGVPLGRATDLYGRVAGYDRLYVTDGALIPGALAANPALTVAALAERNIENVLLRDF